One window of the Marinilactibacillus sp. Marseille-P9653 genome contains the following:
- the fliL gene encoding flagellar basal body-associated protein FliL has product MAENQTTQTNSKNKGGKSKLIIIILVTVVLALAGVVGFILLKDSENIPIISNLMKEPEPVEVQVPLEEFLINVEDGSGRNTAMVKLEVSVSSFADDAEVLINQDIAKVRDSVIYVVSNESIDSLLEREDDSFVLKRDIKDRINQSFGSDLIDNVYITNILTQN; this is encoded by the coding sequence GTGGCAGAGAACCAAACGACACAAACGAATAGTAAAAATAAAGGTGGTAAAAGTAAACTCATCATTATTATACTAGTCACTGTTGTTCTAGCATTAGCTGGAGTAGTAGGCTTTATATTATTAAAAGATTCAGAAAACATTCCGATCATCAGCAATTTGATGAAAGAGCCTGAACCAGTAGAAGTACAGGTACCACTTGAGGAATTTTTGATTAATGTTGAAGATGGCAGTGGTCGAAATACCGCTATGGTCAAATTAGAAGTCTCCGTCAGTAGCTTTGCTGATGATGCAGAAGTGCTAATCAATCAAGATATAGCAAAAGTACGAGACTCAGTGATTTATGTCGTTTCAAATGAGAGTATTGACTCTCTATTAGAAAGAGAAGATGACTCATTTGTTTTGAAGAGAGATATTAAAGACCGTATCAATCAGTCATTTGGTAGTGACTTAATCGATAACGTTTATATCACCAATATACTGACTCAAAATTAA
- a CDS encoding flagellar biosynthetic protein FliO, with amino-acid sequence MPGASQFIQMVVALLFIIVLANYLLKKLNGLNQGKSKAIKIIERVPMSKNSSLCIVQVGSQYFLMSFSDQSSEVIKEFTQEEKEDIQQRIFQKNTVITEVADTKKFSGNLKELLEQLKSKYNDSFNKD; translated from the coding sequence ATGCCAGGAGCTAGTCAATTTATACAAATGGTCGTTGCTTTATTATTTATAATCGTGCTTGCGAATTACTTACTTAAAAAATTGAATGGACTCAATCAAGGTAAAAGTAAGGCAATCAAGATTATTGAGCGCGTACCCATGTCAAAGAATTCCTCACTCTGTATCGTTCAAGTCGGTTCTCAATATTTCTTAATGAGTTTCAGTGATCAAAGTAGCGAAGTTATCAAAGAATTCACGCAAGAAGAAAAAGAAGATATACAGCAAAGGATTTTTCAAAAGAATACTGTAATTACAGAAGTAGCTGACACAAAGAAGTTCTCGGGGAATTTAAAAGAGTTATTAGAACAGCTTAAATCGAAGTACAATGATTCTTTTAACAAGGATTAA
- the fliP gene encoding flagellar type III secretion system pore protein FliP (The bacterial flagellar biogenesis protein FliP forms a type III secretion system (T3SS)-type pore required for flagellar assembly.), translated as MIDNLVDVVSNTGDSSEVIDLYLLLVIVALIPSFLVLTTSFTRMIIVLSFTRNALGTQQTPPNQVLVGLALFLSLFVMRPVYQEVNEVALTPMMEGELTREEAYYEAEIPIKNFMLDQTRTSDLELFVELSGDDYPETPQDLPLTTIIPAFSISELRTAFTIGFLIFIPFLVIDVVVASILMSMGMFMLSPVMISLPFKLLLFVMVDGWYLVVESLISSFY; from the coding sequence ATGATTGATAATTTAGTAGACGTAGTTTCAAATACGGGTGATTCTTCAGAAGTCATCGATTTGTACCTGCTTCTAGTAATCGTAGCATTAATTCCTTCCTTTTTAGTTCTGACGACAAGTTTCACGAGAATGATTATTGTCTTGTCTTTTACAAGAAACGCATTAGGAACACAACAGACTCCGCCGAATCAAGTACTAGTCGGATTAGCCTTGTTCTTATCCTTGTTCGTAATGAGGCCCGTTTATCAAGAAGTGAATGAGGTCGCATTAACCCCCATGATGGAAGGCGAGCTGACTCGGGAAGAAGCCTATTATGAGGCAGAAATTCCGATAAAAAACTTTATGCTTGATCAGACTAGAACGAGTGATTTGGAATTGTTCGTTGAATTATCGGGTGATGATTACCCAGAAACACCCCAGGATCTTCCGTTAACAACCATAATTCCAGCGTTCTCTATTAGTGAATTAAGAACAGCATTCACAATTGGATTTCTAATTTTCATTCCATTTCTAGTGATTGATGTTGTTGTCGCTAGTATTTTAATGTCGATGGGGATGTTTATGTTATCTCCAGTAATGATTTCTCTGCCATTTAAATTATTACTGTTTGTGATGGTAGATGGATGGTATTTAGTAGTTGAATCACTGATTAGCAGTTTCTATTAA
- the fliQ gene encoding flagellar biosynthesis protein FliQ, with the protein MTTQNVLDVLQDAFLVMLRVGAPVLMIALVIGLVVSILQATTQIQEQTLSFVPKLFAILLTLVLLGTFMLNTLMAFTERMFDIIAGL; encoded by the coding sequence ATGACAACACAAAATGTTTTGGATGTATTGCAGGATGCGTTTCTGGTCATGCTGCGAGTAGGCGCACCAGTATTGATGATTGCACTTGTTATCGGTCTGGTTGTCAGTATACTTCAGGCTACTACTCAAATTCAGGAACAGACCTTAAGTTTTGTTCCAAAATTATTCGCCATTTTATTGACGTTAGTTCTTTTAGGGACATTTATGCTAAATACATTGATGGCTTTTACTGAGCGCATGTTTGATATCATAGCTGGATTGTGA
- the fliR gene encoding flagellar biosynthetic protein FliR has product MIEEVQHFLLILIRISTFMTLSPGFSNSAFPNVSKLGLSFALTFTVMSVIDPITVPFTLGMFLFIGVKELFIGMALGYVTILFFTAVDIAGTLVDFQVGFSMGQLYDPSLGVSASNFGRIYYWISIGIFFISNIHHYVIRSLVQSFDYVPLDQTSFTQFGVEGMVKIFGHVFEVAINLAIPFVIVALLSELTLALISRTVPQVNVLVLGIPMKILLSLVFMFFFLPMLMENISGVFPEMIQYMNEFMQSLSS; this is encoded by the coding sequence ATGATAGAAGAAGTTCAGCATTTTCTACTAATCCTAATTCGAATATCTACTTTTATGACCTTAAGCCCAGGATTCTCAAATTCAGCTTTCCCGAACGTTTCAAAGTTAGGACTATCTTTTGCTTTAACCTTTACGGTGATGAGCGTTATTGATCCTATTACAGTACCTTTTACATTAGGAATGTTTTTATTCATTGGTGTAAAAGAACTCTTTATTGGAATGGCTTTAGGATATGTAACCATTTTATTCTTTACAGCTGTCGATATCGCTGGAACGCTTGTAGACTTTCAAGTCGGGTTTTCAATGGGGCAACTCTATGACCCTTCACTGGGTGTGAGTGCATCAAACTTCGGAAGAATCTATTACTGGATCTCGATTGGAATATTCTTTATCTCGAATATCCATCACTATGTTATCAGAAGTCTTGTACAATCATTTGACTATGTACCACTTGATCAGACTTCCTTTACTCAGTTTGGAGTAGAAGGAATGGTTAAAATATTTGGCCATGTCTTTGAAGTGGCAATCAATTTAGCCATTCCGTTCGTCATTGTGGCACTACTATCTGAGTTAACCCTTGCTCTGATTTCAAGAACGGTTCCTCAAGTAAACGTACTCGTTTTAGGCATACCTATGAAAATTCTTTTAAGCCTGGTATTTATGTTTTTCTTCTTACCTATGCTAATGGAAAATATTTCTGGCGTATTTCCTGAAATGATTCAATACATGAATGAATTTATGCAATCTTTGTCAAGTTAA
- the flhB gene encoding flagellar biosynthesis protein FlhB, with protein sequence MSEKDGKTEKPTPKKLRDARKKGQVPKSQDLSSALSFGSFALAFTALSTYVFQRSFVFLHNMLHMGFNVDNIQNELGNIGLQSMLYFLVLSAPFLIIAFLTGVIGNLVQVGFMFTAEPMKPSLKKLNPISGFKNIFGKKAAFGLIKNLVKLFIVIGFTLLTLQDSANMIMNASQIGTPKIFTFMISMVSRLAFVLAIFLAVLGVGDYLFQRYTHKKELMMSMQEIKDEFKDMEGDPQVKAQRKARYRELLSGKISDVDEATVVITNPTHFAIAIRYDQTKDDVPVVLAKGQDIMAQRMKERAKEHEVPMIENRPLARALYKDVEPGDPVPMELYQAIAEILALIFQAEKLKKNKI encoded by the coding sequence GTGTCAGAAAAAGATGGTAAAACAGAAAAGCCCACCCCTAAAAAGCTAAGGGATGCCAGAAAAAAAGGACAAGTACCTAAAAGTCAGGATTTATCTTCTGCGTTATCCTTTGGTAGTTTTGCATTAGCTTTTACAGCGTTATCTACCTATGTATTTCAGCGCTCTTTTGTATTTTTACATAATATGCTTCATATGGGATTCAACGTAGATAATATTCAGAACGAATTAGGAAATATTGGATTACAATCCATGCTTTATTTTCTAGTATTGTCAGCGCCTTTTTTAATCATTGCCTTTCTGACCGGTGTGATTGGCAATCTAGTCCAAGTAGGATTTATGTTTACAGCTGAACCTATGAAGCCTAGTCTTAAGAAATTGAATCCAATTTCAGGATTCAAAAACATTTTCGGGAAAAAAGCAGCATTTGGATTAATCAAAAACTTAGTCAAATTGTTTATTGTCATTGGATTTACCTTATTGACCCTTCAGGATTCAGCCAATATGATTATGAACGCTAGTCAGATAGGGACACCTAAAATATTCACCTTTATGATTAGTATGGTATCTAGACTAGCCTTTGTACTCGCTATTTTCTTAGCAGTATTAGGCGTAGGGGATTATCTCTTCCAACGGTATACGCATAAAAAAGAACTCATGATGTCTATGCAGGAGATCAAGGATGAATTCAAAGATATGGAAGGTGATCCTCAGGTCAAAGCTCAGCGTAAAGCAAGGTATCGTGAACTGTTGAGTGGGAAGATCAGTGATGTTGATGAAGCAACTGTCGTGATCACGAACCCAACTCACTTTGCTATTGCCATCCGCTATGATCAAACAAAAGATGATGTACCTGTTGTATTGGCAAAAGGGCAAGATATTATGGCTCAGCGTATGAAAGAACGAGCTAAAGAACATGAAGTACCTATGATTGAAAACAGACCGCTTGCTCGAGCATTATATAAAGATGTTGAGCCGGGAGATCCAGTTCCAATGGAATTATATCAAGCAATAGCAGAAATACTTGCTTTGATTTTCCAAGCAGAAAAGCTTAAGAAAAATAAAATTTAA
- the flhA gene encoding flagellar biosynthesis protein FlhA → MNQASTTRKEGIGNYLNIFIAFVVVSIIGIIMIPMPTFILDLLLVVNISLAITILVLTLFTHSVLDFLSFPTLLLVTTMFRLGLNISSTRLILSEGNAGQVIDTFANFVAGNNYIVGAILFIIIVLVQVLVVTNGASRVAEVSARFTLDAMPGKQMAIDADLNSGLIDEGQAKTRRTNLEREANFYGAMDGASKFVKGDAIAGIVITIINLIGGILIHSMQGNYTIIEAVEQFGKLTIGDGLVSQIPSLLISVASGILVTRTSNQKGFGDTIGRELFNVPQVMYIVSALMVAFAIIPGFPVFPFLVLSVALGVTGYLVNEGQKNDAEDLVKQQQMGESEQPVVREEDSVSSFQVDRISIEIGYGLIPLANEDQESNLTNQIAAVRKQLSFEKGILLNPIRIRDNLQMGQNEYVIKIKGNEIAAGELYTDRFLVVEPGGADESFDFEGIPAIEPAFGLDALWVTDKNKELAELHDFTVVDPLTVLITHLKEIIKKNAHELLGRQEVKELLEGIKDQYNVVIDELIPDILQLGDVQKVLQNLLQEDVAITDLVTILETLADYGQTTKDHETLTEYVRQSLRRTVIKPHLDEQGTLNILTVHPETEEILSTSVQKSSAGSIPVLQPQMVTKLFDSINQQHTVLNAQGVPHVLLTAPKIRPAMKNLIAFNFPELSVISLNEVPNDCALETVGMVEIQN, encoded by the coding sequence ATGAATCAAGCGTCAACAACGAGAAAAGAGGGTATAGGCAATTATTTGAATATTTTTATAGCATTCGTTGTTGTTTCCATTATAGGAATCATTATGATACCTATGCCCACCTTTATATTGGATCTACTACTAGTAGTGAATATTTCGTTGGCAATCACAATACTCGTTCTGACACTATTCACGCATTCCGTCTTGGATTTCTTGAGTTTCCCAACATTGTTGTTAGTTACAACTATGTTTAGGTTAGGGCTTAATATCAGTTCAACTCGATTAATATTAAGTGAAGGGAATGCCGGACAAGTTATTGATACCTTTGCTAATTTCGTTGCAGGTAACAACTACATTGTTGGAGCAATATTGTTCATTATCATTGTGCTTGTGCAAGTCCTAGTTGTAACTAACGGTGCAAGCCGAGTGGCTGAAGTATCTGCACGATTCACTTTGGACGCGATGCCGGGTAAGCAAATGGCGATTGATGCAGATTTGAATTCTGGACTTATAGATGAAGGACAGGCAAAAACTAGAAGAACCAATTTAGAAAGAGAAGCAAATTTCTACGGTGCGATGGATGGAGCCAGTAAGTTTGTTAAAGGGGATGCCATTGCCGGTATCGTTATTACAATCATAAATTTAATTGGTGGAATTTTGATTCATTCTATGCAGGGAAATTATACAATTATTGAAGCGGTTGAGCAGTTCGGTAAGTTAACCATTGGGGATGGATTAGTCAGTCAGATCCCTTCTCTGTTAATTTCAGTTGCATCAGGTATCCTTGTAACCAGAACGTCCAACCAAAAGGGTTTCGGAGATACAATTGGTAGAGAGTTATTTAACGTTCCTCAAGTTATGTATATTGTTTCTGCTTTAATGGTGGCATTTGCTATTATTCCTGGTTTTCCAGTATTTCCATTCCTTGTGCTTTCAGTGGCTTTAGGTGTAACAGGATACTTGGTTAACGAAGGTCAAAAAAATGACGCAGAAGACCTTGTTAAGCAGCAGCAAATGGGCGAAAGTGAACAGCCGGTCGTCCGTGAAGAGGATTCAGTTTCCAGTTTCCAAGTGGATAGAATCTCTATTGAGATTGGATACGGCTTAATTCCTTTAGCAAACGAGGATCAGGAATCCAATTTGACGAATCAAATTGCTGCTGTTCGAAAACAGTTATCTTTTGAAAAAGGTATTTTACTGAATCCTATTAGAATAAGAGATAATCTGCAAATGGGACAGAACGAATATGTTATTAAAATCAAAGGCAATGAGATAGCAGCCGGCGAACTGTACACGGATCGATTCCTTGTTGTAGAACCCGGTGGTGCGGACGAGTCATTTGATTTCGAAGGGATTCCAGCCATTGAACCAGCATTTGGCTTGGATGCACTTTGGGTAACAGATAAGAACAAAGAACTAGCTGAATTACATGATTTTACGGTTGTAGATCCATTGACCGTCTTGATCACGCATTTAAAAGAAATTATCAAAAAGAATGCACATGAGTTACTTGGAAGACAAGAGGTTAAAGAGTTACTTGAAGGGATCAAAGATCAATACAATGTGGTTATAGATGAGTTAATACCGGATATTCTTCAATTAGGAGATGTTCAGAAAGTCTTGCAAAATCTTTTACAAGAAGACGTTGCAATTACCGATCTAGTGACAATATTAGAAACGTTAGCAGATTATGGTCAGACAACTAAAGATCATGAAACATTGACGGAATACGTAAGACAGTCTCTTAGAAGAACGGTCATCAAACCTCATCTTGATGAGCAAGGAACTTTGAATATATTAACGGTTCATCCTGAAACAGAAGAAATCTTAAGTACAAGCGTTCAAAAGTCATCTGCAGGATCAATACCTGTACTTCAACCGCAGATGGTGACCAAGCTATTTGATAGTATCAACCAGCAACATACCGTATTGAATGCTCAAGGCGTTCCACATGTTCTGCTGACTGCACCTAAAATCAGACCAGCTATGAAGAACCTGATCGCATTTAATTTCCCGGAATTATCCGTTATTTCATTGAATGAAGTTCCAAATGACTGTGCACTAGAAACCGTTGGAATGGTTGAGATTCAAAATTAA
- a CDS encoding sigma-70 family RNA polymerase sigma factor, protein MKVEDRNQTVIQYMPLVHKVVHTINIKNRDYDHEDMVNIGVIGLMDALDRYDETQKVPFENYAYIRIKGAIIDEIRKTSRVPRSRMAKLNTYYKAKEELELELKRNATEIEVCQKLGLTKKELEGIHDTVHQLAYVSLDEVINIDSDNEVTILDALDDHSAPSLDESILKKEQSIYLTKAVERLTEREKQMLQMIYVERLSMKEVAYIFDISIPRVSQIHGKTLLKLRENLESDYAND, encoded by the coding sequence TTGAAAGTAGAAGATCGTAATCAGACAGTTATCCAGTATATGCCACTTGTTCATAAGGTCGTTCATACCATCAATATTAAAAACCGGGATTATGATCATGAAGATATGGTCAACATTGGCGTAATTGGCCTTATGGATGCTCTGGATCGCTATGATGAAACCCAGAAAGTTCCTTTTGAAAATTATGCTTATATTCGAATCAAAGGTGCTATAATTGATGAGATTAGAAAAACTTCACGAGTTCCTCGCTCGCGAATGGCTAAATTAAATACGTATTATAAGGCTAAAGAAGAACTTGAATTGGAATTGAAAAGAAATGCGACTGAGATAGAAGTTTGTCAGAAACTTGGTTTAACTAAAAAAGAATTAGAAGGCATTCATGATACAGTGCATCAGTTAGCTTATGTTTCTCTGGACGAAGTGATCAATATAGATTCAGATAATGAAGTGACTATTTTAGATGCGCTTGATGATCATAGTGCCCCTTCCTTAGATGAATCTATTCTAAAAAAAGAGCAGTCCATTTATCTAACTAAAGCCGTAGAACGTTTAACTGAACGGGAAAAGCAAATGCTTCAAATGATTTATGTAGAACGGTTATCTATGAAAGAAGTTGCTTATATTTTTGATATCAGCATACCAAGAGTATCTCAGATTCACGGCAAGACATTACTTAAGTTAAGAGAAAATCTGGAGAGTGATTACGCTAATGATTAG
- a CDS encoding flagellar hook-basal body complex protein produces the protein MIRGIDALSKNFNVLSEKQKNLATNTANVTTPGFKSQNLVTSTTEAVDVHNYTRGPELNLRRETGQIVFGNQLDEAYRNLDSGALQGTNNQTDVALNGEGYFTVQGPGGELFYTRNGNFSVNDQNQLVTQEGYTVLGIQNGGGTEPITVSGDEFTIDQNGFVISGQNAPQFLYITSFQDQADLTSVGDTLFQGENGVPIGNGFTTMQGYVEQSNVDMVDVMSDMMQISREFEANQKILRTMDETLRRATQEVGKA, from the coding sequence ATGATTAGAGGCATTGATGCTTTATCAAAGAATTTCAACGTGTTGTCAGAAAAACAAAAAAATCTGGCGACAAATACAGCGAATGTTACGACACCTGGTTTCAAATCTCAAAACCTTGTGACGAGTACAACTGAAGCTGTTGATGTACATAATTATACTAGAGGACCTGAATTGAACCTACGAAGAGAAACAGGACAAATCGTTTTCGGAAACCAATTAGACGAAGCTTACCGTAATTTGGATAGCGGCGCTCTACAAGGGACGAATAATCAGACAGACGTGGCATTGAATGGTGAAGGGTATTTCACCGTTCAGGGTCCTGGTGGAGAATTGTTCTATACTCGAAATGGTAACTTTTCTGTGAATGATCAGAACCAACTGGTTACACAGGAAGGATACACTGTATTAGGGATTCAAAATGGTGGCGGAACGGAACCAATTACTGTTAGCGGTGATGAATTCACGATTGATCAGAACGGATTTGTCATTTCTGGACAAAATGCACCTCAATTTCTTTATATTACAAGTTTTCAAGACCAGGCAGACCTTACAAGTGTAGGCGATACTTTATTTCAAGGAGAAAATGGTGTCCCAATTGGGAATGGATTCACGACCATGCAAGGGTATGTTGAACAGTCAAATGTCGATATGGTTGATGTAATGAGTGATATGATGCAGATTTCAAGAGAATTTGAAGCAAATCAGAAAATCTTGCGAACAATGGATGAAACACTTAGACGAGCGACTCAAGAAGTCGGAAAGGCGTAA
- a CDS encoding flagellar hook-basal body protein, with translation MNIPYSISKSGLKAQQTKLDTVSHNIANSDTVGYKQKTVSFRELLVNDITAVDVPTSGNVQNMGLNRGVQSSATGTDFSRGSLIETGSNLSMTINGEGFFSVAGENGERILTRDGQFTLDENKAIVNSRGQIVEVNLTVPPEAWPEGTFQISSTGEILVQDGNQGLTSVGTIPLYNVDNPQALIPDGGNGFRIAPDLEGSVINSIENPAAFGSIQSGFIEGSNVDLAQSFTDMMMTQRAYSLNAQVTRSTDEMFSLINQFS, from the coding sequence ATGAATATTCCGTATAGTATTAGTAAAAGTGGGCTTAAAGCTCAGCAAACTAAATTAGATACAGTATCGCATAATATAGCGAACTCAGATACAGTTGGTTATAAACAGAAGACCGTTAGCTTTAGAGAATTACTCGTCAACGATATTACTGCCGTTGATGTCCCAACTTCTGGAAATGTCCAGAACATGGGTTTGAATAGAGGCGTACAAAGTTCCGCTACTGGAACAGATTTCTCAAGAGGTTCTTTAATTGAAACAGGAAGTAACCTATCTATGACAATTAATGGAGAAGGCTTCTTCAGTGTTGCAGGCGAAAACGGAGAAAGAATTTTAACTAGAGATGGACAATTCACATTAGATGAAAATAAAGCAATCGTGAATAGTAGAGGTCAGATTGTCGAAGTGAACTTAACGGTTCCTCCGGAAGCTTGGCCAGAAGGAACTTTTCAAATTAGTAGTACGGGCGAGATACTCGTACAAGATGGCAATCAGGGACTGACATCGGTCGGAACGATTCCTCTATATAATGTGGATAATCCTCAAGCCTTGATTCCGGATGGTGGGAATGGTTTTAGAATTGCGCCTGATCTAGAAGGTTCTGTAATTAATTCTATAGAGAACCCAGCAGCTTTTGGCTCAATTCAGTCCGGCTTCATTGAGGGGTCAAATGTAGATTTAGCGCAATCTTTTACAGATATGATGATGACACAAAGAGCCTATTCATTAAATGCTCAAGTTACCAGAAGTACAGATGAGATGTTTTCGTTGATCAACCAGTTCAGTTGA
- the ftsE gene encoding cell division ATP-binding protein FtsE: protein MILLDKISKQYKDGTKALQNVSIEVESGEFVYLKGKSGSGKSTLLKILFGQEKVSRGQVAVSGYDVTLMKNNRIHELRRKMGFVFQDFQLLQYKTVYENIAYVLEVTDHPVDEIRHRVVEALETVGLKHKVFDYPRNCSGGEQQRIAIARAIVHNPTILLADEPTGNLDPHTAYGILKLLHKINQSGTTVIMATHDQSFLDKIPSRIIELDNGFLSKDRSKNHTMLLLSSRMGEQYVI from the coding sequence ATGATTTTATTGGATAAGATTTCGAAACAGTACAAAGATGGTACCAAAGCTCTTCAAAATGTTTCCATAGAAGTGGAGTCTGGAGAGTTTGTTTATCTTAAAGGTAAGAGTGGTTCGGGTAAAAGTACGTTACTTAAGATTCTTTTCGGTCAAGAAAAAGTGAGCAGAGGGCAAGTCGCTGTTTCAGGATATGATGTCACTTTGATGAAAAATAATCGAATTCATGAATTAAGACGAAAAATGGGATTTGTTTTCCAAGATTTTCAATTACTTCAATACAAAACAGTCTACGAAAATATTGCTTATGTACTCGAAGTTACCGACCATCCAGTTGACGAAATAAGACATAGGGTGGTTGAAGCGCTTGAAACAGTGGGGTTAAAACATAAAGTATTTGACTATCCTAGGAACTGCTCAGGTGGAGAACAACAAAGAATTGCCATAGCAAGAGCAATCGTTCATAACCCTACAATTTTACTAGCAGATGAACCAACGGGCAATTTAGATCCGCACACTGCATACGGAATACTCAAATTGCTGCATAAAATCAATCAGAGTGGGACTACTGTTATAATGGCAACCCATGATCAATCATTTCTTGATAAAATACCTTCTAGAATTATTGAGTTAGATAATGGTTTTCTATCAAAAGATAGAAGTAAAAACCATACGATGCTATTACTCAGTAGTCGTATGGGTGAACAATATGTGATTTGA